CGGTTCCGGCTTGTGCGGTGCTGCGTTCGCGTGTGGTGGTGGTGGGGGCCATGCGGGGGTGCTCGCTCTCCGGTGGGAAACCTGTGTGCGTTGCCCGCTAACGCTAGACGTACTACTTGGTCTGGTGCAATAGACCGCATTGTTCACTACCGCCGCGCGGGCGCCAGAAGGCGTGCGAACAGGCTATTTAGGCAACCGTCGGGTAGTGAATAAAAATCCCCAGCGCGGCCGTGGTGAATAAAAACATGCACACCCCTAGGTGAGGGTGCTAGCATGGCAGACCAGTCAGTCTACTCATGCAGGACATCCCGAAAGGAGCGTGCCGTGACCGCCTTCCACGTCGCCGTCATCGGCGCCGGCCCCGCCGGCATCTACACCGCAGATCAGCTTCTCCGCTCCTCCCACTGCATGTGCGTTGACCTCTTCGATCACCACCCCTGCCCCACCGGGCTGATCCGCTACGCCAGCACCAGCGCCGCCCGGCTGCGCCTTTTTGGCAACATCGCCATCGTGCACGACGCACCCGCGGGCCGCGGGCTGCACGCGCAGGAGCTGGAGGAGCTTTACGACGCCGTCGTCCACCCCGCCTCCCCCACCTGGGGCAGCGCGAGCGCGGTGCTCGCCGCCATCGCCGCCGGCACGCTCACCCCCACCCATCCGCGCGCCTCCCACGAGGCCGCCGCACTCATCCACACCAAGGACATTCCGGTGACCACGTGGCACTCCCGCCACGTCCGCCCGCTGCGCACGCACGCCACCCTGGGCGACTGGGAGGCCACGGTCGCCCACGCCCTGGAGGTTCCGGTGTGCATCTAAACCGCTGGTAGCCGGCAGATTGCGGGCCAGTGAAACCTCGACCAACAACCCGGCGGGCGCGCTGAGCAGGCCTTAGCGTGTGACGGGAACCCCCGTTGACACACTCGATGAAACCTCAGGTGTTATCCCGCCATGGCCGTGCCTGCCCCCATCCCCCGCCGCCACTTTCTCCTGGGCGCCTCCCTGGCCTCTGCCGCCGCGTTGGGCCCCCGGGTGCCCGCCTCCGCGAACACCGGCCACGCCGCCTCCACCGCTTGGGAGCCCTTCGCCCACGGGGTCGCCTCCGGCGATCCGCTTCCCGACGCCGTGATCCTGTGGACCCGCGTGACCCCGGAGCCCACCGCGACCCCCGGCTCCGAGCTCGGGGCGCCGACCGAGGTGGCCTGGGAGCTGGCCTCCGACCCCGACTTTTCGCACCTGGCCGGCAGCGGCACCGTCACCACCGATCCCCACAGCGACCACTGCGTGACTATCGACGCCCCCGGGCTCACCCCCGCCACCACCTACTGGTACCGCTTCCGCATCACCGCCGGCCCGCTGGCCGGGGCGACATCGCGGATCGGCCGCACCCGCACCGCCCCCGCAGCAAACACCCCCGTCGACCAGGCCCGCTTCGGGGTGTGCAGCTACTCCAACTTCGAGTCCGGCCACTTCCTGGGCTACCGGCACATGGCCGACCGCGACGACCTCGACGCCGTCATCCACCTCGGCGACTACACCTACGAGTACCCCACCGGCGGCTACAACGGGCTTTTTGATACCCAGGTCCGCGTCGTCGAACCCCCGCACCGCACCGTGGGCCTCAGCGACTACCGCATCCGCCAGGGCTGCTACCACCGCGACCCAGACCTAGCGGACCTGCACGCCCGGCTGCCCATGATCTGCATCTGGGACGACCACGAATTCGGCGACAACATCTGGCGCGCGGGCCTCGGCGGCAACTCGCTCGAACCCGACGACGACGTCGCCGCCCTGCGCGCCGCCGCAACCCAGGCCTACCTGGAATGGATGCCCGTGCGCCGCACCCCCACCGAACCCGGCCGCCTGCACCGCACCGTGCGCTGGGGAGCCCTGGCAGACATCATCGTGCCGGACTTGCGCTCCTACCGCGACGAACAACTGCTGCAATACGGCAAAAACAACTGGCAGCGCACGGATCCGGACTTCGCCCGCAACGCCGCCGACCCCAATCGCACAATGATGGGCCACCCCCAATTCGAATGGTTCACCCAGGAGCTGACCTCCTCCACCGCCACCTGGCAGCTCATCGCCAACGAGGTCATGTTCGCCCCCATGACGCTGCCCACCGGAACCGAATTCCTCGACCCGGCGCTGCGCGCCTGGCTGGTGGACAAGCTGGGCTTGCCCGAGCAAGGCTTTCCCCTCAACCTCGACCAGTGGGACGGCTACATGGCAGAACGCCAACGCATCATCGAGACGATCGCACAAGCTGATCTTAGAAACGTCGTCTTCCTCACCGGCGATATCCACTCCTCCTGGGCCAACGATATTCCCCGCCGGGTACCGGACTACCGCAACGGGCAGCACACGGCGGTGGCCACGGAATTCGTCGCGCCGTCGATAAGCGCCCCCAGCGCCTTCGAATCCCTCGCGCGCACCCCCGAACAAGCAGACATCGCCCGAGCCGCGCTGCGCACGGCCGAACAGGCACTATGCAGCATCGACCCATGGTTCGCGTGGATCGACCTCGAACACCACGGCTACCTAGACATCACCGTGACCCCCGCGGACGTGCGCGCCCGCTGGCATTTGAGCGCACACGTCCTCGACCGCACCCCACAGCTGGCCGTGGCCGCGGAGTTCATCACCCGCGCCGGCCAGCCCGGGGCCGAAAGAATCAGCTAGAACTTGCCCTGACGCACAGCCTGCACGTCAAGGATGGTGGGCACAATCGAGCGCGGCTTAAACACCCCGCCAGCCAGCATGATCGTGTTCGGGCAGGAATGCGCAAGCCCAAGGGCGTGGCCTAGCTCGTGGCCAATGACAAACGCCTGCTGATCAAGCCTGATGTCCTTGAGCCCCTGCTTGAGCATGATCCGCGGCGGATTGCCCTCATACTCACCGAAATAGCCCTTTCGTGCGTCATAGATGTGCACCACATCCGGGCCAGGCGCACTGACCTGAACAATCTTGATGGCACCGCCAGAGGCCTCCGACCAATTCTTTATGGCCAGATTAAGACCCTCTTGTGCCGAGGTCTCAGAATAGACCTTGAGGGTGCCGTCATTCTTCAGCACAATCGGCGTCTTTGTGCGGAACGGGGCAATCTCCGGAATGGGCTTTCCCGCCTTCACGGCAGCCCACGCCGCGTTGCATTGTCGAGTATTGGGATCTACGGAGGCGACTGCCGGCGCCGTCATGACCACGCAGGCCGCACCCAAGGCGGCCACCATGGCTGTCAGCTTTTTCACAATTGACTCCCTTCGGGGTCAGTCAATGCGCCAAAGCCCGCATGAAAATCCTAGTGCACTGTGCGTTGGTTTTAGCGCATCTATTTTTCTGGGGACGCCTTTACGGTATCAATTGCTTTCGTGTTGGTAAAGACCTTTTCCGGCGTTTCTTTATTGGTCCGGTTTTTACTAGGCCTTAGCGTTTGCGTTTTATGCACCTCATTGCCCCGATTTATGCAGCAGCCACACTGCATGTATGCCATTTCCCCCTTTGGTATGACATGTGCCCACCGCAGTGGGCAGCCCCCTACCGCCACCGCCAGACCGACCCCTCAACACGGCGGGCATGGCAGAAAACAATCCCCGAGGGGCCCATTGCCCTTCGGGGATGTTTCACGGCACGGTATCCCCCTAAAGAGGCCCCACCGCTTCAGCTACGGGAAAAGCCGACTCCTAGAACGAAGCCTGCCCAGAACCGCCCTGGCCCCAATCATCCTGACGCGGGGCTTGCGGTTGCGGCTGGGACTGGGGCTGCGGCTTCGACTGCGGCAGCGATTGAGGTTGTGGAACCTGCATGGTCGCCAGGGACTTCAGACGATCGATCGTCACGGTGTCGCTCTCGGGATCATTGATACGAAGATCGTACAAACGACGCCGGCCCGGATTCGCCAAAATCGCACGGCCAAGGTCAAGGTCCCGAACGCGCTTCTCGTCGGAAGAATCAATGATGGACGCTAGGGCTTCAATGTTCTTTGCCAGTTCTTCCGTCGACTTTGCACTGTCAAGGCCTATTTCCTTGTACAAGTTATAGTGCTGCATCGACGGCGTGGCCCAATTCCACGGATCAGTCTTCTCCGTGTTCAAATTTTGGAATTCATCCGTATTGTCTGCGTACTGCGACTCCCAGGATTCGCCCCCGGCGGACGCGGAAAAGATGATCTCAGTGGCACGGTTACGGAAGCTATCCAGTCCCGCCCTCTCAGCTATAGAGACCGTCGTCTCTACAGTGCCGCCTCCGTTGTTCATAACCGAAAGGGAGGACGTAATACCGGAAAGTAGAACAAGTACACCAATTAATAAGAGGACCAACCCATAAAAAATGGCTGAGCCGCCCTGGCCCATTAACACTACACCGAGCACCGCCACAAAAAAGCCGGCTATAACTTGACCAGCTTTCACCCGTAGTGACGTATCCAATCCGGCGACCGATCCGATGG
Above is a genomic segment from Corynebacterium uberis containing:
- a CDS encoding NAD(P)-binding protein, with the translated sequence MTAFHVAVIGAGPAGIYTADQLLRSSHCMCVDLFDHHPCPTGLIRYASTSAARLRLFGNIAIVHDAPAGRGLHAQELEELYDAVVHPASPTWGSASAVLAAIAAGTLTPTHPRASHEAAALIHTKDIPVTTWHSRHVRPLRTHATLGDWEATVAHALEVPVCI
- a CDS encoding alkaline phosphatase D family protein; the encoded protein is MAVPAPIPRRHFLLGASLASAAALGPRVPASANTGHAASTAWEPFAHGVASGDPLPDAVILWTRVTPEPTATPGSELGAPTEVAWELASDPDFSHLAGSGTVTTDPHSDHCVTIDAPGLTPATTYWYRFRITAGPLAGATSRIGRTRTAPAANTPVDQARFGVCSYSNFESGHFLGYRHMADRDDLDAVIHLGDYTYEYPTGGYNGLFDTQVRVVEPPHRTVGLSDYRIRQGCYHRDPDLADLHARLPMICIWDDHEFGDNIWRAGLGGNSLEPDDDVAALRAAATQAYLEWMPVRRTPTEPGRLHRTVRWGALADIIVPDLRSYRDEQLLQYGKNNWQRTDPDFARNAADPNRTMMGHPQFEWFTQELTSSTATWQLIANEVMFAPMTLPTGTEFLDPALRAWLVDKLGLPEQGFPLNLDQWDGYMAERQRIIETIAQADLRNVVFLTGDIHSSWANDIPRRVPDYRNGQHTAVATEFVAPSISAPSAFESLARTPEQADIARAALRTAEQALCSIDPWFAWIDLEHHGYLDITVTPADVRARWHLSAHVLDRTPQLAVAAEFITRAGQPGAERIS
- a CDS encoding M57 family metalloprotease; the protein is MKKLTAMVAALGAACVVMTAPAVASVDPNTRQCNAAWAAVKAGKPIPEIAPFRTKTPIVLKNDGTLKVYSETSAQEGLNLAIKNWSEASGGAIKIVQVSAPGPDVVHIYDARKGYFGEYEGNPPRIMLKQGLKDIRLDQQAFVIGHELGHALGLAHSCPNTIMLAGGVFKPRSIVPTILDVQAVRQGKF